One Thermomicrobium sp. 4228-Ro genomic window carries:
- a CDS encoding HK97 gp10 family phage protein: MIRLVRDVDTRDVTAEIRNVVSAALDAVLAEMQRQATDPPPVGAPRDTGTLANSIGYMVSVENGNVVGVFGTIVKPVHYDVYQEYGTRRIKPKAFLRRAWERWIPQLPRLISSFREA; encoded by the coding sequence ATGATCCGCCTAGTCCGTGACGTTGACACGCGAGATGTCACGGCCGAGATCCGGAACGTCGTCTCTGCCGCGCTCGACGCCGTCCTCGCCGAGATGCAACGTCAGGCGACTGACCCCCCTCCAGTCGGGGCGCCGCGCGACACCGGAACATTGGCCAACAGCATCGGATACATGGTCTCAGTCGAGAACGGGAACGTCGTGGGCGTGTTCGGCACGATCGTGAAACCGGTGCACTACGATGTCTACCAGGAGTACGGCACGCGCCGCATCAAGCCGAAGGCGTTCCTGCGTCGGGCGTGGGAGCGGTGGATACCGCAGCTTCCGAGGCTCATCAGCTCATTCCGTGAGGCGTGA